The Thermodesulfovibrio sp. 3462-1 genome contains the following window.
ATACAAATATCCAAGAAAAATAGAATTTGTTGAAGAACTTCCAAAAACAATAAGTGGTAAGATAAAAAGAAAGGAACTCAAACTTAAAGAGTTTGGTAAATTAAAATAATATGTCATATATAGCAGTAATAGGAGCAGGAAGCTGGGGAACAACCCTGGCTTCCTTACTTTCAAAAAAAGGATTTGATGTAATAGTCTGGGCAAGAAAAAAAGAGATTGCTGATGCTATTAATTTTAAAAAAGAGAATCCCTTATACTTACCTAACATTAAACTACCAGATAATTTAATTGCCACTGATGATATATTTGAAGCAATTAAAAAAGCAAGATTTATTATAAATGTTGTTCCAACTCAGCATATCCGGAGTGTTTTTATTTCCCTGAGGGGTAAATTAAATGATGAAAATATAATTGTAAGTGTCTCAAAGGGCATAGAAAAAGAAACTCTAGAAACACCTTCAATGATTCTTGAAGAAATACTAAATAAAAAGGCTTATGTGCTTTCAGGTCCTTCTTTTGCAATTGAAGTTGCTCAAGAAAAACCAACAGCTGTAACAATATCTGGTGCTGAAAAAACACAGAGACTGCTTTTACAGGAAATCTTTAACACTCCATATTTCCGCGTATATGAACACGATGATCCTCTGGGAGCTGAAATCGGAGGAGCTGTAAAAAATGTTATTGCAATTGCCGCTGGTATTTGTGATGCTCTTGAGCTTGGCAATAATGCAAAAGCAGCACTCATTACAAGGGGATTACATGAAATCATAAGGCTTGGTAAAAAAATGGGAGCAAAAGAGATAACCTTTTCAGGATTAAGTGGACTTGGGGATCTTTTTCTCACATGCACATCAAAGCTCTCAAGAAATTTCACTGTTGGATACAGGCTTGGCAGAGGTGAATCATTAGAAGAGATTTCAAAAAGCATGCGAGGAGTTGCAGAAGGGGTTGAGACAAGTTTTTCTTTGATGCAACTTTCAAAAAAACTTGATGTGGAAATGCCAATTACATCTGAAGTTTATCAGGTTATTTATGAAGGTAAATCACCTCGACAGGCAGCATGGGATTTAATGAATAGAACTTTAAAGCCCGAGTTTTATTAATTTAAATCAAGTTTCATAATAATCCCATCTTCTTCAGGTAAAAGATAATATTTTTTTCGCATTCCCACTTTTTTAAATCCCATCTTTTCATAAAAACTGATTGCCTGTGTATTTGATACCCTTACTTCAAGAAAACAGGATTTTACAGAGTTTTTTATCTCATCCAGAAGATTTCTCATAAGTTCTGTTGCAATTCCCTTTCTTCTCAGTGCAGGTTTTACAGCAATTGAAAGCAGTTCTGCTTCATCCAGTATTTTTCGCAAAACTATATAACCAGCAATTTCTCCATTAAATTCAGCAACTTTGAGAATGGATTGAGGATTTAAAAGCTCCTCTCTGAAGGATTTTAATGACCAGGGCATAGAAAAACTCTGTTTTGCAATCTCTAAAACCGCTAAAAGGTCTTCTTCTTTAAGCTTTCTTATAATTAAATTCATCCAAATTTTATTTCTGCTTCTGATTTCCTCAGATAAACAGGCTTTAAATCTTTTGCATGAATTGCTTCTTTTAATCTTTGTAATGCAACAAAGGCTACAATGGCTGGATCTGGCAGTGAATATACCTGAGGTAATAGTATAGCTTTATTACCAAGCTTTTCAATCAGTTTTTCTTTATAAAGTTCTGCACCACTTCCAATAAATACTGTTTTTTCTTTAATCCACTGGATCAAAGCTTCAAGATTAATTACAGAATCCTCCTTAATTCGCTGAATTTGTGTTTCTGTCCATTTAAACAAAGCAGCAAAAACTTCACTTTTTCTTGCATCCAGAATCGGACATATTTGATATTTACAATAAGGAAAACTCCAGGCAATAACTTCAAGAGTTGAAACAGGAATAACTTTTTTTTGTGTCATAAAACAGAATCCTTTCACTGTGCTTACTCCAACTCTTAAGCCTGTGAATGAACCTGGTCCAGCAGTAATTGCATAATAATCAATTGTTTCAATGGGAATTTTCATAATCTCAAGAACATGAGCAATCTCTGGAAGAAGTTTTTCAGAATGTCCTGCCATAAATTGCATTGTAGATTGAGCAATTAATTTTCCATCTTCTAATACTGCTATACCTGCAAATTTTGTTGAAGTATCAATTCCTAAGATTCGCATTTTTCTATTTTAACAATATATCTTTTACCATTTACATAAGGAAGGTTGAACTCTTTTATCTCTGTCCTGTATTGTTGTGGCAACTGTTTCATCTCCTCGTGAAGTTTAAAGGATTTACTTATTAAAAAATATCCGCTGTCTTTTAGTAAATGCTCACATTTTTCAACAAATTCTTTCAGGCTCCATAATGCTCTTGAAACAACAATATCAAATTTTTCCTCAACTTCTTCAGCTCTGCTCTGATAAACTTTAATGTTAGAAAGATTAAGCTTTGTCTTTAAATTTTTCAAAAAGGCACATTTTTTCCATGAAGGTTCTACTAATGCTATTTTTAAATCATTTCTTACAGTTGCAAGTGGCACACCAGGAAAACCAGCACCGCTTCCAATGTCTGCAATGCTCAATGGTTTCTGAGGAATAAAAGATAGATACAAAAGAGAGTCTAAAAAATGTTTTACTACTATTTCTTTTTCATCTTCAATGGAAGTTAGATTGTAAACTTTGCTCCATTTCTTTAACTCAGCAAGATAAATCAAAAATTTATCAACCGTTGCTTCATCGTTGAGATTTAAACATTCTTTTAGAAAAGTTTTTAAATCTTTCATAAATTTATTTTTTACTGCCTGCGCCCTTTTGGACAGCTACCATAAGTATTGATATTGCTGCAGGGGTAACTCCAGGAATTCTCATTGCCTGACCTATTGTTCTTGGTCTAACTTCATTAAGTTTCTGAATCACTTCTTTTGAAAGCCCTGGCAGATTAAAATCAAAATCTGCTGGGATAACTTTTTCCTCAAACTGCTTCATCCTTTCAACCTGCTCCAGCTGTTTGGCAATATAGCCTTCATATTTAATATGAATTTCAACAAGTTCTTCAATTTCCCTTGTAAGATTTTCCTGAGAGGGGGCGAATTTTTTTATAAATTCATAAGTGACTTCAGGTCTTTTAAGAATTTTATCAAGGGATATGGCTTCCTCTATGGGAGTTGTTCCAACTTCAGTCAAAGCTTTATTGAGTTGCTCTGAAGGTTTTATAATTGTGGTTTTCAGTCTTTTGATTTCCTTCTCAAGAGCTTGTTTTTTCTTTAAAAATTTCTCATAGGTTTCCTCATCAACTAATCCAATACGGTATCCATATTCTCTGAGCCTGAGGTCTGCATTGTCATGTCTGAGAAGAAGTCTAAATTCTGCACGGGATGTAAACATTCTGTAAGGCTCCTGCGTGCCTTTTGTAACGAGATCATCAATTAAAACTCCTATATATGCCTCATCTCTGCCAAGAATAAGAGGTGCCTTTCCTTTTATCTTTAACGCAGCATTAATTCCTGCCATCAATCCCTGTGCAGCAGCCTCTTCATATCCGCTTGTTCCATTTATTTGACCTGCAAGATAAAGTCCTTCAATTCCTTTAACCTCCAGGGTATGATTTATTTGTGTTGGATAAACAAAATCGTATTCAATAGCATACCCAGGTCTCATAATTTCTGCCTCTTCAAGTCCTGGAATGGTTCTTACAAAGGCAATCTGAACATCGTAAGGCAAGGATGTAGGGATTCCATTGGCATAGTATTCTTTTCTGCTTAATCCTTCTGGTTCAAGAAAAATTTGATGTCTTGGCTTTTCCCTGAATTTTACAACTTTATCTTCAATGGAAGGGCAGTATCTTGGTCCAATTCCTTTAATTTTTCCACTATAAAGAGGTGAACGGTCAAGATTGTTAAGTATAATTTCGTGAGTTCTTTCATTTGTGTAAGTGATATAACAGGGGACCTGTGGATTTGTAATTTCCTCTGTTGAATATGAAAATGCTGGAGGAGGAAAATCACCCCATTGTTCCTCTGTTTTTGAAAAATCAATTGTCTTTGCATCAATTCTTGGTGGTGTTCCTGTTTTAAGTCTGCCAATTTTTAATCCAAGCTTTTTAAGGGATTCTGATAGCCTCTTAGAGGGAAACTCTCCTGCTCTTCCTGCTTCAAAAGAATCAAGCCCTATATGAATCAATCCATTTAAAAATGTTCCTGGAGTAACTATTACAGCCTTTGCTCCGTAAAAAACACCTAAGGATGTAATTACTCCTTTAACCCTGCCATTTTCAACAACAATCTCCTCAACCATTGCCTGCTTTATTGCAAGATTTTCAGTTGCTTCAAGAAGTTTTCTCATGTGTACATTGTAAAGAATCCTGTCAGCCTGGGCACGCAAAGACCAAACAGCAGGTCCCTTTGAACGATTGAGCATTCTGAATTGAATACCTGACATATCTGTTACCTTTGCCATGATGCCACCCAGAGCATCAATTTCTCTTACAAGATGACCCTTTGCAAGTCCGCCAATGGCAGGATTACAGCTTAGCTGTGCGATTGTGTCAAGATAAATGGTAAAAAGAGCTGTGCTGAGACCCATTTTTGCACAGGCTGTAGCTGCTTCACAGCCTGCATGACCTGCTCCAACAACAATTATGTCAAAATCTTTTTCTTTATACATTTTTTAATACTTTATTTAAAAATTTGGATGCAATAGATTTCAATGGATTCATTATTCCTAAACAAAATCATCTTAACTGTTATCTTAAAATACTGTCAATTTTCTTCCTTTATATTGCGGTAAATATAGTTTTTTATTATAATAAATGAGATGAGTTTTCCTGTATTCAGGCATACAATTTCCAGATTTAGAGAGCTTTTGGAAGAAGGAGACCAAAAAATTTCTCAATTAATAAAATACGACCCTGTCATTGCCTATCTTATATTTCAGGAAGTTAACAAACCCTGCGGAAAAATAGAAATAACAAACTTTTCTCAGATGATAAACTATCTTGGTATAAAAAAAATTGAAGAAATAATAATTCAAAGAGAACTTTTTCTTGAAAATGAAGACTTGTATATATGGATATATGGAATTTTGAGTGCTGAGATCTCAGCTTTGATATCAGAAAAATTTTCTCATATTCATCGTGATGAAGCATTTTTTACAGGATTGTTTCCCTGTCTTGGATTGCTTTTTATGACCAATGAATTTCCTAAATACAGAAGGATAATTCATTTTCTCATAAAACTTCCCTTAGAAGACAGGGTTTTTCTTGAAGAAAAAGTTTTTGGAACAAATCATATTGAAACTCTTAAAAGAAACATTATATGCCCTCCCTTTAAAGAAGTAG
Protein-coding sequences here:
- a CDS encoding NAD(P)H-dependent glycerol-3-phosphate dehydrogenase; translation: MSYIAVIGAGSWGTTLASLLSKKGFDVIVWARKKEIADAINFKKENPLYLPNIKLPDNLIATDDIFEAIKKARFIINVVPTQHIRSVFISLRGKLNDENIIVSVSKGIEKETLETPSMILEEILNKKAYVLSGPSFAIEVAQEKPTAVTISGAEKTQRLLLQEIFNTPYFRVYEHDDPLGAEIGGAVKNVIAIAAGICDALELGNNAKAALITRGLHEIIRLGKKMGAKEITFSGLSGLGDLFLTCTSKLSRNFTVGYRLGRGESLEEISKSMRGVAEGVETSFSLMQLSKKLDVEMPITSEVYQVIYEGKSPRQAAWDLMNRTLKPEFY
- the mnmG gene encoding tRNA uridine-5-carboxymethylaminomethyl(34) synthesis enzyme MnmG; this translates as MYKEKDFDIIVVGAGHAGCEAATACAKMGLSTALFTIYLDTIAQLSCNPAIGGLAKGHLVREIDALGGIMAKVTDMSGIQFRMLNRSKGPAVWSLRAQADRILYNVHMRKLLEATENLAIKQAMVEEIVVENGRVKGVITSLGVFYGAKAVIVTPGTFLNGLIHIGLDSFEAGRAGEFPSKRLSESLKKLGLKIGRLKTGTPPRIDAKTIDFSKTEEQWGDFPPPAFSYSTEEITNPQVPCYITYTNERTHEIILNNLDRSPLYSGKIKGIGPRYCPSIEDKVVKFREKPRHQIFLEPEGLSRKEYYANGIPTSLPYDVQIAFVRTIPGLEEAEIMRPGYAIEYDFVYPTQINHTLEVKGIEGLYLAGQINGTSGYEEAAAQGLMAGINAALKIKGKAPLILGRDEAYIGVLIDDLVTKGTQEPYRMFTSRAEFRLLLRHDNADLRLREYGYRIGLVDEETYEKFLKKKQALEKEIKRLKTTIIKPSEQLNKALTEVGTTPIEEAISLDKILKRPEVTYEFIKKFAPSQENLTREIEELVEIHIKYEGYIAKQLEQVERMKQFEEKVIPADFDFNLPGLSKEVIQKLNEVRPRTIGQAMRIPGVTPAAISILMVAVQKGAGSKK
- the rimI gene encoding ribosomal protein S18-alanine N-acetyltransferase: MNLIIRKLKEEDLLAVLEIAKQSFSMPWSLKSFREELLNPQSILKVAEFNGEIAGYIVLRKILDEAELLSIAVKPALRRKGIATELMRNLLDEIKNSVKSCFLEVRVSNTQAISFYEKMGFKKVGMRKKYYLLPEEDGIIMKLDLN
- the rsmG gene encoding 16S rRNA (guanine(527)-N(7))-methyltransferase RsmG, whose translation is MKDLKTFLKECLNLNDEATVDKFLIYLAELKKWSKVYNLTSIEDEKEIVVKHFLDSLLYLSFIPQKPLSIADIGSGAGFPGVPLATVRNDLKIALVEPSWKKCAFLKNLKTKLNLSNIKVYQSRAEEVEEKFDIVVSRALWSLKEFVEKCEHLLKDSGYFLISKSFKLHEEMKQLPQQYRTEIKEFNLPYVNGKRYIVKIEKCES
- the tsaB gene encoding tRNA (adenosine(37)-N6)-threonylcarbamoyltransferase complex dimerization subunit type 1 TsaB, which translates into the protein MRILGIDTSTKFAGIAVLEDGKLIAQSTMQFMAGHSEKLLPEIAHVLEIMKIPIETIDYYAITAGPGSFTGLRVGVSTVKGFCFMTQKKVIPVSTLEVIAWSFPYCKYQICPILDARKSEVFAALFKWTETQIQRIKEDSVINLEALIQWIKEKTVFIGSGAELYKEKLIEKLGNKAILLPQVYSLPDPAIVAFVALQRLKEAIHAKDLKPVYLRKSEAEIKFG